One window of the Runella slithyformis DSM 19594 genome contains the following:
- a CDS encoding MFS transporter, which translates to MKTTTNDPYAALRYPEFVRLISANSMITAAIMIQEVVIGYELYKLTHDPLSLGFIGLAEALPYISIALFGGHYADRKDKRTIMQISQSVILCCSLALIWVMYPTHRAEYSTTSLLLTVYGILAAIGFAKGFYSPASSSMKAFLTPREVYSNAATWSSTFWQTGAIAGPGIAGFLYAYFGLINTLWVVVGLFAASQLLLAMISKKPIPEIADPQTNVWQSIKEGIKFVYEKKILFYATSLDLAAVLFGGVIAILPVFAEDILKVGAQGLGIMRAAPSVGAVLTIFSTAYFAPTRHAWRNMLIAVAGFGLATLIFAISTNFWLSVLMLFLTGAFDAISVVIRQTILQVVPPDHMRGRVLSVNSVFISSSNEIGAFESGVAAKVFGTVPSVLIGGGLTMVIVTWVWLRSKELFGVKLT; encoded by the coding sequence TTGAAAACGACCACCAACGACCCCTACGCCGCGCTGCGGTATCCCGAGTTTGTCCGTCTGATCTCGGCCAACAGCATGATCACGGCTGCCATCATGATTCAGGAGGTAGTGATCGGCTATGAACTCTATAAACTCACCCACGACCCGCTTTCGCTGGGCTTTATCGGTTTGGCCGAGGCCCTGCCGTATATTTCCATTGCGTTATTCGGAGGGCACTACGCCGACCGAAAAGACAAACGCACCATCATGCAAATCAGTCAAAGCGTGATCCTGTGCTGCTCGCTGGCGTTGATCTGGGTGATGTATCCGACGCACCGCGCGGAGTATTCAACCACGTCTTTGCTCCTGACGGTCTACGGTATTCTGGCCGCCATCGGCTTTGCCAAAGGGTTTTATTCGCCGGCTTCTTCTTCCATGAAAGCCTTTTTGACGCCGCGCGAGGTATATTCCAACGCCGCCACCTGGAGCAGTACATTTTGGCAAACAGGAGCCATTGCCGGCCCGGGAATTGCGGGTTTTTTATACGCTTATTTTGGGCTGATCAATACCCTGTGGGTGGTGGTCGGTTTGTTTGCGGCGAGTCAACTATTGTTGGCGATGATTTCCAAAAAACCCATTCCGGAAATTGCCGACCCTCAGACCAATGTATGGCAAAGCATCAAGGAAGGCATTAAGTTCGTATACGAAAAGAAGATTCTGTTTTATGCCACGTCTCTTGATCTGGCAGCGGTGCTTTTTGGCGGGGTCATTGCCATTCTGCCCGTTTTTGCCGAAGATATTCTGAAGGTGGGAGCCCAGGGGCTTGGTATCATGCGGGCGGCCCCTTCCGTAGGAGCGGTCCTGACCATTTTTTCTACAGCCTATTTTGCGCCTACCCGTCACGCCTGGCGCAATATGCTTATTGCGGTGGCAGGTTTCGGTCTGGCTACCTTGATCTTCGCAATCTCGACCAACTTCTGGCTGTCGGTCCTGATGCTTTTCCTGACCGGGGCGTTTGACGCTATCAGCGTGGTGATCCGTCAGACCATCTTACAGGTAGTTCCGCCCGACCATATGCGCGGGCGAGTCCTTTCTGTCAACAGCGTTTTTATCAGTTCGTCCAATGAAATCGGGGCGTTTGAATCGGGCGTAGCTGCCAAAGTATTCGGAACTGTGCCGTCCGTACTGATCGGCGGCGGATTGACCATGGTGATCGTGACCTGGGTATGGCTTCGCTCCAAAGAGCTGTTTGGGGTTAAACTGACATAG
- a CDS encoding AraC family transcriptional regulator, whose protein sequence is MKPTFALLPDFATSQTPFVVKEIIRPAFATDFHFHDECQLVYIRSGAGTRIVGDSIEHFEAGDLTFVGPRVPHVWYSKPKPNDMDNPDRSVALYINPVKVADHLKFFMDTQSLRFFFQQSTRGLSIVGTKKEAMTSLLQNMIYQKNMSLLASFIQILDLLSDPEDLVWLNNASLLSAYSNESQGRVAQLMDFIQQNFRSEITLEKAASVAGLQLHSFCRFFKTLTHRTFSDFINEVRIGFACQLLQQTDLPITQIAFESGYSNISYFNRSFRKIHRITPREFRAQLTVLP, encoded by the coding sequence ATGAAACCGACCTTCGCGCTTCTGCCCGACTTTGCTACCTCTCAAACGCCTTTTGTAGTGAAAGAAATCATTCGTCCGGCCTTTGCAACGGATTTTCATTTTCATGATGAATGTCAGTTGGTATATATCCGGTCCGGTGCAGGAACACGCATCGTGGGTGATTCCATCGAACATTTTGAAGCAGGAGATTTGACTTTTGTAGGCCCCCGGGTACCTCATGTTTGGTATTCAAAGCCCAAACCGAATGATATGGATAATCCGGACAGGTCTGTGGCGCTCTATATCAACCCCGTTAAGGTCGCAGATCACCTGAAATTTTTTATGGACACGCAGTCCCTGAGATTTTTCTTTCAGCAATCCACCCGTGGGTTAAGTATTGTAGGGACTAAAAAAGAGGCCATGACAAGTCTTCTGCAAAATATGATTTACCAAAAGAATATGTCGCTGCTGGCTTCTTTTATTCAAATTCTTGATTTACTGTCAGACCCCGAAGACCTGGTGTGGTTAAACAACGCTTCCTTATTATCGGCCTATTCCAACGAATCGCAGGGGCGGGTGGCCCAATTAATGGATTTTATCCAACAAAATTTCCGGTCAGAAATTACCTTAGAAAAAGCCGCTTCCGTAGCAGGCTTACAATTGCACTCCTTTTGTCGCTTTTTTAAGACGCTTACGCACCGTACGTTTTCCGATTTTATTAACGAAGTACGAATAGGCTTTGCCTGTCAGCTTTTGCAACAAACGGATTTGCCGATCACGCAGATTGCTTTCGAAAGCGGTTACAGCAACATTTCCTATTTCAACCGTTCATTCAGGAAAATACACCGAATTACACCAAGGGAATTTCGGGCTCAACTCACTGTTTTACCATAA
- a CDS encoding SusC/RagA family TonB-linked outer membrane protein gives MQCFYPLNLKSKGGAYTTLGDAAIAPGTAVKAVASKTLLLAIGLWLLLGGQVVLAQNRPVSGTVFDSGGVPLPGSSVQIKGTSTGTITDINGKYTLQASGGSTLVFSYIGYTAQEVMVGSKSTIDVNLAPAVESLSEVVVVGYGVQQKANLSGSVSTVSGKVLTERPVPNVQNLLQGRVAGLDVIQSTGEPGRDNASFQLRGFGSFGASNAPLILVDGIIGTINNLSPQDIESVTVLKDAASASIYGARAANGVVLITTKKGKAGKSEIEYSASYGISEATRVPRLITDSPLYMEMYNSARARNGQAPQYTQAQIDLYKNNPNSEQYPNFNWLDYVLDKGPIVNHHLGFSGGNEKNLYNISFNYLDQDAITKGYKYKRYNGLIDFSSQVHKRVKVGTNINLSFQDAKAPWLTNDNLLLLAYATAPTYGPFLPDGSGRVTNRDFATNGAVNRSVEEVYATGGQFTKTYNANAQVFAEVEILKGLKWLNKAGFTFFNDQYKNRQYGSPSFAYQPDASGNYVQVANGNPTFFGLQQNEGRSITKTFFSTLNYTKQIGTDHNLGVLAGYEQQNNFTENIRGDRFDFPNTSIMVLDGSGAVNQATGGGASEWALQSFFGRVSYDYKGKYFLEGNIRRDGSSRVAPDYRFGTFGGGSAAWRISEEGFIKNSLPWVDNLKLRASYGTLGNQEIGNYPYQDVLSLTAYPFSGLNTGAAVTRLVTKDLKWEKTSMLDFGLDIDIFKGLFGATIDWYKRNTTDILSQRSDLPNSVGLAAPIVNAGAMENRGLEIELRHRKRFGDFNYGAGVIFHRYRNQVTKVLAPTLGTIEVGQPFNNFFIHEWIGVFQSQEEINNSPKQPQSGTLKPGDLKIRDLDGNGTVGPEDRVRISRFPNYNYSFNLNAGWKGFNLSAFFQGVQGVNTQVSGWGYEPFQQGSAPPVRFLNAWSPTNPSNTVPAVYMTGYPGVAGYTSTYFIQDASYLRLKNLYLSYTLNEQMLSKIKAKGLTVYLSGDNLITWTKYEGNDPERAGSGRFAQFPQLKIYTAGLSIKF, from the coding sequence ATGCAATGTTTTTATCCGTTAAATCTTAAGTCAAAGGGGGGAGCGTACACCACCCTTGGCGATGCTGCAATCGCACCCGGAACCGCTGTCAAAGCAGTAGCTTCCAAAACGTTACTTCTGGCAATAGGCCTATGGTTATTGTTGGGAGGGCAAGTTGTACTTGCCCAAAATCGCCCGGTTTCGGGTACGGTATTTGATTCAGGAGGGGTGCCCCTGCCCGGATCAAGTGTGCAAATCAAGGGTACTTCTACCGGGACGATCACCGATATAAACGGAAAATATACCCTTCAGGCATCGGGCGGGTCTACGTTGGTATTCAGTTATATTGGGTACACCGCGCAGGAAGTAATGGTGGGGAGTAAATCAACCATTGATGTTAACTTAGCGCCGGCAGTCGAATCCCTCTCGGAGGTGGTAGTGGTGGGCTATGGTGTTCAGCAAAAAGCCAATTTGTCGGGTTCCGTCTCAACCGTATCGGGCAAAGTGCTTACGGAGCGACCTGTTCCGAACGTACAGAACCTTCTGCAGGGAAGGGTAGCCGGATTGGATGTAATTCAGTCGACCGGTGAGCCGGGTCGCGACAATGCCTCGTTTCAACTGAGGGGATTTGGTTCGTTTGGTGCCTCAAATGCCCCGCTAATTCTGGTAGACGGCATCATCGGAACGATCAATAATCTTTCTCCTCAGGACATTGAGAGCGTTACCGTATTGAAAGATGCCGCCTCGGCCTCTATTTACGGCGCTCGTGCGGCCAACGGTGTGGTTTTGATTACGACCAAAAAAGGGAAAGCGGGCAAATCTGAAATAGAATATTCGGCAAGCTACGGGATCAGTGAGGCCACAAGAGTACCCCGGCTCATTACCGATTCTCCCTTGTATATGGAAATGTACAACTCGGCCAGGGCTCGAAACGGTCAGGCCCCACAGTACACGCAGGCGCAAATCGATCTGTACAAAAACAACCCCAACAGTGAGCAATATCCTAATTTTAATTGGCTGGACTATGTACTGGACAAAGGGCCTATCGTAAATCACCACTTAGGCTTCAGTGGAGGCAATGAAAAAAACCTGTACAATATCTCGTTCAACTATTTGGACCAGGATGCTATCACCAAAGGGTATAAATACAAGCGTTACAACGGCTTGATTGACTTTTCGAGTCAGGTTCATAAAAGAGTGAAAGTAGGGACCAACATCAACCTTTCGTTTCAGGATGCCAAAGCACCGTGGCTTACCAACGACAATCTCCTTTTACTTGCTTATGCTACGGCACCCACGTATGGCCCTTTTTTGCCGGATGGCAGCGGGAGGGTCACTAATAGAGATTTTGCGACCAATGGGGCGGTCAATCGAAGCGTGGAAGAAGTATATGCAACGGGAGGCCAATTTACAAAGACATACAATGCAAACGCCCAGGTATTTGCGGAAGTGGAGATCTTGAAAGGCCTTAAATGGTTGAATAAAGCGGGGTTTACCTTCTTCAATGACCAATATAAAAACAGGCAGTATGGCTCGCCGTCGTTTGCGTATCAGCCGGACGCCTCGGGCAATTATGTGCAGGTAGCCAATGGAAATCCTACCTTTTTCGGACTCCAGCAAAATGAAGGCCGAAGCATCACCAAGACGTTTTTCAGTACCCTGAATTACACAAAACAGATCGGTACAGACCATAATCTAGGGGTGTTGGCGGGCTATGAGCAGCAGAATAATTTTACAGAAAATATACGCGGTGATCGATTCGACTTTCCCAATACAAGCATCATGGTGCTGGATGGCAGCGGGGCGGTCAATCAGGCCACCGGCGGAGGAGCATCGGAATGGGCCCTGCAATCGTTCTTCGGACGGGTCAGCTATGACTACAAAGGCAAGTATTTTCTGGAGGGCAATATTCGTCGTGACGGTTCCTCACGCGTGGCACCCGACTATCGTTTTGGAACATTCGGTGGCGGATCTGCCGCGTGGAGAATATCAGAAGAGGGATTCATCAAAAATTCTCTGCCATGGGTGGATAATCTAAAACTAAGGGCTTCGTATGGTACCTTGGGAAATCAGGAGATCGGAAATTATCCGTACCAGGATGTGCTGAGCCTAACGGCTTACCCCTTCAGTGGACTTAATACCGGCGCTGCCGTAACGCGGTTGGTCACGAAAGATCTGAAATGGGAAAAGACGTCAATGCTTGATTTTGGCCTGGACATTGATATTTTCAAAGGGCTGTTTGGCGCTACTATAGATTGGTATAAGCGCAATACCACCGATATTCTTTCTCAACGCTCCGATTTGCCCAACAGCGTCGGTTTGGCCGCTCCGATTGTCAATGCCGGGGCCATGGAAAACAGAGGACTTGAAATTGAACTAAGACACAGAAAACGTTTCGGTGATTTTAACTATGGGGCAGGGGTGATTTTCCACCGATATAGAAATCAAGTAACGAAGGTCCTTGCTCCTACCTTGGGAACGATCGAAGTAGGTCAGCCTTTCAATAATTTCTTCATTCACGAATGGATAGGGGTTTTCCAAAGTCAGGAAGAAATCAATAACTCGCCTAAGCAACCCCAGTCCGGAACGCTGAAACCCGGCGATCTGAAAATAAGGGATTTGGACGGCAACGGCACCGTGGGACCGGAAGATCGAGTTCGCATCAGCCGGTTTCCCAATTACAATTATTCTTTTAATCTCAATGCGGGTTGGAAAGGCTTTAATTTGAGTGCATTTTTCCAAGGTGTGCAGGGAGTAAATACCCAAGTATCGGGCTGGGGATATGAACCCTTTCAGCAAGGTTCGGCACCGCCGGTGCGATTCCTCAATGCGTGGTCGCCTACCAATCCCAGCAATACTGTCCCGGCTGTTTACATGACCGGTTATCCGGGGGTGGCCGGCTACACTTCCACCTATTTTATTCAGGATGCGTCGTATTTGCGTTTAAAGAACCTGTACCTCTCTTATACCCTTAATGAGCAGATGTTGAGTAAAATCAAAGCGAAAGGCCTAACCGTTTATCTGTCAGGGGATAACCTGATCACTTGGACCAAATACGAAGGAAATGACCCCGAGCGGGCCGGCTCCGGCAGATTTGCCCAGTTCCCGCAGTTGAAGATCTATACTGCCGGCTTAAGTATTAAATTCTAA
- a CDS encoding RagB/SusD family nutrient uptake outer membrane protein: MKFKNTYIASALLAIMILTTQTSCDKDFLDKNPLNAISGPTFWKTETDVQMSLTAVYRTLQNNFYGPRKPFLDAYSDNALDRHSFFGFGNYTIGVINANNVNAALYNVPYSGIAQCNYFLDNIDGVAAVSQANKDNYKAEVRFIRAMYYFDLVQFFGDVVVYKTAPKTAEEAKIPKTPRAEVLAFVVEELDFAISKLPATAYAGRAVKASAQMVKARVRMYQQNWTDAAAITKDIIDSGKFSIFQGGYANLFLTTTQQNNPEIIFSTKFLAPNNPQGGEGMLVELGWYGAIAPYRNLVDEYEMANGKLITEAGSGYDASNPYDNRDPRLKMTILVPGDSYKNPDGSTFAVTDPLLTGFNQKKYMDTSKLPWDRSKIVVTDMNVVHTRYAEVLLAYAEAKNEATGPDATIYDALDRVRTRTGVNLPPTDRTKYNTKESLREFIRHERRIELALEGHRYFDLKRWGIMATKLANVKNPAGVTLSFGEKSNVLPFPQNELDRNKSLVQNAGY; the protein is encoded by the coding sequence ATGAAATTCAAAAATACATACATCGCTTCGGCATTGCTGGCAATAATGATACTTACAACCCAGACTTCCTGCGATAAGGATTTTCTGGATAAAAATCCGCTCAATGCCATTTCAGGCCCTACGTTCTGGAAAACAGAAACGGACGTGCAGATGTCGCTTACGGCCGTCTATCGAACATTACAGAACAACTTTTATGGTCCTCGCAAGCCGTTTTTAGATGCCTATTCTGACAATGCCTTAGACCGACACAGTTTTTTTGGCTTCGGAAATTATACCATCGGCGTTATTAATGCCAATAATGTGAATGCAGCCCTGTACAATGTACCCTATTCGGGCATTGCGCAATGCAATTATTTTCTGGACAATATTGATGGCGTAGCCGCCGTATCGCAGGCCAATAAAGATAATTATAAGGCTGAAGTGCGTTTTATTCGGGCCATGTATTATTTTGATTTGGTTCAGTTCTTCGGCGATGTGGTGGTCTATAAAACAGCCCCTAAAACCGCTGAAGAGGCCAAAATACCCAAAACCCCCAGGGCGGAGGTGCTGGCCTTTGTGGTGGAAGAATTGGATTTTGCCATTTCAAAACTGCCGGCCACCGCTTATGCCGGCCGCGCCGTGAAAGCCTCGGCCCAAATGGTGAAAGCCCGGGTAAGGATGTATCAACAAAATTGGACAGATGCGGCAGCGATCACCAAAGATATCATTGATTCCGGCAAATTTTCAATTTTCCAGGGAGGATACGCCAATCTTTTTCTGACAACCACGCAGCAGAATAACCCCGAAATCATCTTTTCGACCAAATTTCTGGCCCCCAACAATCCGCAGGGGGGAGAAGGTATGCTTGTGGAGCTGGGGTGGTACGGTGCCATTGCCCCCTATCGCAACCTCGTGGATGAGTATGAAATGGCCAACGGCAAACTTATTACAGAGGCCGGCTCGGGTTACGACGCCTCCAATCCTTACGACAACCGAGATCCAAGGCTAAAGATGACCATATTAGTGCCCGGCGATTCTTACAAAAATCCGGATGGTTCTACCTTTGCCGTTACGGATCCATTGCTGACCGGCTTTAATCAAAAAAAATATATGGATACGTCTAAATTGCCTTGGGATAGGTCTAAAATTGTGGTGACCGATATGAACGTGGTTCATACCCGCTACGCCGAGGTGCTGCTGGCATATGCCGAGGCTAAAAATGAAGCAACGGGGCCCGATGCCACTATTTACGATGCCCTTGACCGAGTACGCACCCGGACCGGCGTAAACCTCCCCCCGACGGACCGAACCAAATACAATACAAAAGAATCGCTGAGAGAATTTATCCGTCACGAAAGGCGCATTGAACTGGCACTGGAGGGACATCGTTATTTTGATTTGAAACGTTGGGGTATCATGGCGACAAAATTGGCTAATGTCAAAAATCCCGCCGGTGTAACGCTGTCCTTCGGTGAAAAAAGTAACGTGCTTCCTTTCCCCCAAAACGAACTGGACAGAAACAAGAGCTTGGTACAGAATGCAGGCTATTAA
- a CDS encoding glycosyl hydrolase family 95 catalytic domain-containing protein, with protein MRKSILLIILQVLLFFSSQGQIQRNQIGLQFDKIPTRWDEGLPLGNGLIGELIWQKEDKLRFSLDHAELWDMRPMKDLHTPGFNYAWVKEQVLADNYLAVQKIGDHPYDREPAPSKIPGAALEFEVNNWGGVKQASLNIETAEAAIVWQNGVKMTSFVHAKQNIGYFKFENLNSLTLKLLAPKYEGSSGNSVGGPVDGDDLTRLGYKQGEVTQSGQSYRYIQQGWGGFYYEVYVKWNKTDAKTIEGQWAISAHYPNKPQPEAYKKVTSALSYSAARQSHQSWWANFWAKSSVSLPDPVLEKQYYLELYKFGSVARSNTPPISLQAVWTADNGRIPPWKGDFHHDLNTQLSYWPAYSANHLDEAMGYLNHLDQNREQYKKYTQWYFGSGGLNVPGVTTLVGEEMGGWIQYSLSPTVSAWLAQHYYLHWRYSMDKDFLKTRAYPWFKEVARHLEAITYIDQNGGRQLPLSSSPEINDNKKSAWFTENTNYDLALMRFLFAKAGELALELNLPAEAEHYAKILNQFQGYHLSENQELKFSKDLPYNQSHRHFSHLMAIHPLGEIRWENGVKDREIIKNSLQLLDKVGPAWWCGYSYAWEGNLKARAKDGEGAAAALTDFATAFCSVNSFHLNGDQTKSGKSNMTYRPFTLEGNFAYAAGIQEMLLQSYAGQMEVFPAIPQQWQQVSFKDLRAEGAFLVSAQKTNGLVASMEITAVKGGKTKVKLPFKTHSVGFQKGVKIMAQNSEYMELAFEKNGKIKIDAGK; from the coding sequence ATGAGAAAGTCAATTTTACTGATTATCCTGCAAGTACTGCTGTTCTTTAGCTCGCAGGGTCAAATCCAACGCAATCAGATCGGGCTTCAATTTGATAAGATACCTACCCGCTGGGATGAAGGTCTGCCCCTGGGCAATGGTCTCATCGGCGAATTGATCTGGCAAAAAGAAGATAAACTGCGCTTTTCGCTCGATCACGCCGAACTCTGGGATATGCGCCCCATGAAAGACCTGCACACGCCCGGCTTCAATTATGCCTGGGTCAAAGAACAGGTGCTTGCCGACAATTACTTGGCCGTACAGAAAATAGGCGACCATCCCTACGACCGCGAGCCGGCCCCAAGTAAAATACCCGGCGCTGCCCTTGAGTTTGAGGTAAACAACTGGGGCGGAGTCAAACAGGCTTCGCTCAATATCGAAACGGCAGAAGCGGCCATTGTCTGGCAAAACGGCGTCAAAATGACATCGTTTGTGCATGCCAAACAGAATATTGGATATTTTAAATTTGAAAATCTTAATAGTTTGACCCTTAAATTATTGGCTCCGAAGTACGAGGGCAGCTCGGGCAATTCCGTTGGTGGTCCGGTAGATGGTGACGACTTAACAAGGCTGGGCTATAAGCAGGGGGAAGTAACCCAAAGCGGCCAATCCTACCGCTACATTCAGCAGGGATGGGGAGGGTTTTATTATGAAGTGTATGTGAAGTGGAATAAAACTGATGCCAAAACGATTGAAGGGCAGTGGGCTATCTCTGCCCATTATCCCAACAAGCCCCAACCGGAAGCCTATAAAAAAGTAACATCAGCCCTAAGTTACAGCGCAGCCCGACAGTCGCATCAGAGCTGGTGGGCCAACTTTTGGGCTAAATCGTCGGTATCGTTGCCCGACCCGGTATTGGAAAAACAATATTACCTGGAACTGTATAAGTTTGGAAGTGTAGCCCGAAGCAATACTCCCCCCATTTCATTGCAGGCCGTTTGGACGGCCGACAATGGGCGCATTCCCCCGTGGAAAGGAGATTTTCACCATGATCTGAATACCCAACTTAGCTACTGGCCCGCCTACAGTGCCAACCATTTGGATGAGGCTATGGGCTATCTCAACCACCTTGACCAAAACCGCGAACAGTATAAAAAATATACGCAGTGGTATTTTGGATCCGGCGGTCTCAATGTGCCCGGCGTCACTACGCTTGTGGGCGAGGAAATGGGCGGATGGATTCAATATTCGCTTTCTCCCACGGTTTCGGCCTGGTTGGCGCAGCATTACTATTTACACTGGCGGTACAGCATGGATAAAGATTTCCTGAAAACGCGCGCCTATCCCTGGTTTAAAGAAGTAGCCCGGCACCTCGAAGCGATCACCTACATCGACCAAAACGGAGGCCGTCAGTTGCCCTTAAGTTCAAGTCCTGAAATCAATGACAATAAAAAATCCGCCTGGTTTACAGAAAATACCAACTACGATCTGGCGCTGATGCGGTTTTTGTTTGCCAAAGCCGGCGAATTGGCGCTGGAACTGAACCTGCCCGCCGAAGCTGAGCATTATGCAAAGATCCTGAATCAATTTCAAGGGTATCATTTGTCGGAAAATCAAGAACTTAAATTTTCAAAAGATCTTCCCTACAACCAATCGCACCGCCATTTTTCGCACCTGATGGCCATCCATCCACTGGGTGAAATTCGTTGGGAGAATGGCGTAAAAGACCGGGAGATCATTAAAAATTCGCTCCAATTATTGGATAAAGTCGGCCCTGCCTGGTGGTGCGGCTATTCCTACGCGTGGGAGGGCAACCTGAAAGCCCGCGCCAAAGACGGCGAAGGAGCAGCGGCTGCATTGACCGATTTTGCCACCGCCTTTTGCTCCGTCAACTCCTTTCATCTCAACGGCGACCAAACCAAGTCCGGCAAATCGAACATGACCTATCGCCCCTTTACGTTGGAGGGGAATTTTGCCTATGCCGCCGGCATTCAGGAGATGCTCCTGCAAAGCTATGCAGGGCAAATGGAGGTTTTTCCCGCCATTCCTCAACAATGGCAGCAGGTTTCTTTCAAAGATTTACGGGCCGAAGGAGCATTTTTGGTGAGTGCCCAAAAAACGAACGGCTTGGTGGCGAGTATGGAGATAACGGCCGTGAAAGGCGGAAAAACCAAAGTAAAACTGCCGTTTAAAACCCATTCCGTCGGGTTTCAAAAAGGAGTAAAAATAATGGCGCAAAACTCCGAATACATGGAGTTGGCCTTTGAGAAAAATGGAAAAATTAAAATTGATGCCGGAAAGTAA
- a CDS encoding alpha-L-fucosidase, translating into MKKILFIVCLLAYLHSSGQPLAKPSAVQYKWQEQGRIMFVHFGVATWLGREYDETGEFDISRMNPTQLDTDQWCRVAKSWGAKEIIFVAKHAGSFCWWPTYTTEYCVRNIPWKNGKGDVIKDLAISCKKAGLNLGIYIYPGDIKWGAGLGSGGITKDPSKQEAYNKIFRQQLTEVLTNYGDMLEVWFDGSCKVPVSDILQKYASKAVIFQGSDATIRWPGTESGMLHYPVWNSLKGEVLKSGVATQYDDDPDGDVWAPLEADVTLYNHNWFWSPKNEAKRRSVNELMEIYYKSVGHGGTLLLNSNPDTTGLIPAGDVKRYAEFGAEISRRFKQPLAEVKNKTSNEVELKFTKPTKINHLILKEDYRQGHRIRKYEVWGLTKNKWEKLTDGSSVGVTKIDYFEDVELTALKLKVTEAKGTPLIRSMTAYYVSGFELPKSEKEAKGYTIVQEWDTKNFVNGKGQMSIDLGNFITAPGQYEVSFTNAVSVTGMWVEKAVIVFDKDPNTLQEFIQRKPKENVFFINRTGQIDQGTSSVLNVVMSSDNSSFQNKGFVKIRKR; encoded by the coding sequence ATGAAGAAAATTCTTTTTATCGTTTGCCTGCTGGCCTATCTGCATTCATCAGGTCAACCATTGGCTAAACCCTCGGCCGTTCAGTACAAATGGCAGGAGCAGGGCCGTATCATGTTTGTTCATTTCGGGGTGGCTACCTGGCTCGGCCGGGAGTACGACGAAACGGGCGAATTTGACATTTCGAGAATGAATCCTACCCAACTTGACACCGACCAATGGTGCCGCGTGGCCAAGTCGTGGGGGGCCAAAGAAATCATTTTTGTGGCCAAACACGCCGGCAGTTTCTGCTGGTGGCCCACCTACACCACCGAGTATTGCGTCAGAAACATACCGTGGAAAAACGGCAAAGGCGACGTCATAAAAGACCTGGCGATTTCCTGTAAAAAGGCGGGTTTAAACTTGGGAATTTACATTTATCCCGGCGATATCAAGTGGGGCGCAGGTCTCGGAAGCGGAGGCATCACCAAAGACCCTTCCAAACAGGAAGCCTACAATAAAATTTTCAGACAGCAGCTCACCGAGGTGTTGACCAACTATGGCGACATGCTCGAAGTGTGGTTTGACGGTTCCTGCAAGGTGCCGGTGAGCGATATACTGCAAAAATATGCTTCTAAGGCCGTCATCTTCCAAGGCTCAGACGCCACGATTCGCTGGCCCGGTACGGAAAGCGGCATGCTGCATTATCCCGTTTGGAATTCGCTCAAAGGGGAGGTGCTGAAGTCAGGGGTAGCGACCCAATACGATGATGATCCCGACGGCGATGTCTGGGCTCCTTTGGAAGCGGATGTTACGCTGTACAACCACAATTGGTTTTGGTCGCCGAAAAATGAAGCCAAACGCCGTTCAGTGAACGAGTTGATGGAGATTTATTACAAATCGGTCGGGCATGGAGGCACGCTGCTGCTCAACTCCAACCCCGATACCACCGGTCTTATCCCGGCGGGAGATGTAAAAAGATACGCCGAATTTGGGGCAGAGATCAGCCGAAGATTTAAGCAACCTTTGGCTGAAGTAAAAAACAAAACCTCCAATGAAGTGGAATTGAAGTTTACAAAACCCACGAAGATAAACCACCTCATCCTGAAAGAAGACTATCGGCAGGGGCACCGGATCAGAAAATACGAAGTGTGGGGGCTGACAAAAAACAAGTGGGAAAAATTGACCGACGGCAGCTCGGTAGGGGTCACCAAAATAGATTATTTTGAGGATGTTGAACTTACGGCCCTGAAGTTGAAAGTCACCGAAGCCAAAGGCACTCCCCTCATCAGGAGCATGACGGCTTATTACGTCAGTGGGTTTGAACTCCCCAAATCCGAAAAAGAAGCCAAAGGGTACACGATCGTGCAGGAATGGGACACCAAAAATTTTGTCAATGGCAAGGGTCAAATGAGCATTGATTTAGGGAATTTTATTACCGCCCCCGGTCAATACGAAGTGAGTTTTACCAATGCGGTCAGTGTGACCGGGATGTGGGTAGAAAAAGCCGTAATCGTTTTTGATAAAGACCCCAATACACTTCAGGAATTTATTCAGCGAAAACCCAAAGAAAACGTGTTTTTCATCAATCGTACCGGGCAGATTGATCAGGGGACAAGTTCAGTCCTGAACGTTGTGATGAGTTCGGACAACAGTTCATTTCAGAATAAAGGGTTTGTGAAAATCAGAAAACGTTAG